One window from the genome of Halictus rubicundus isolate RS-2024b chromosome 7, iyHalRubi1_principal, whole genome shotgun sequence encodes:
- the LOC143355413 gene encoding venom allergen 5-like: MVRGRYTIPIMVTFIVALMALADDAKPSCDGNVIIKRGGLTYKDKQVIVDVHNQLRQLMAAGWLPGQPEAANMREMFWDDKLANDAQRWANLCPDVSDSSLHSDIFPVGHLNQRSWNKNAQPFGDKQNWPFHIYRWFSYGHNFTGSYNDEVFPFIQVVWADTYLVGCGYSNYYTPGVGYQKRHICNYGPGYEEDGKPYKSGQPDCSSYGMTDSCRYWGLCVNGTDNNLGTDCTDVS; this comes from the exons ATGGTGCGTGGAAGGTACACGATCCCGATTATGGTGACGTTCATTGTTGCCTTGATGGCTCTGGCAGACGACGCTAAGCCATCCTGCGATGGAAATGTCATAATAA AACGCGGCGGCTTAACTTACAAGGATAAACAGGTTATTGTGGACGTGCATAACCAGCTGAGACAGTTGATGGCTGCCGGATGGCTGCCCGGACAGCCGGAGGCTGCGAATATGCGGGAAATG TTCTGGGACGACAAATTGGCAAACGATGCTCAGAGATGGGCAAATCTGTGTCCAGATGTATCCGACTCTTCACTACACAGCG ATATATTCCCAGTGGGCCATCTTAACCAGAGGTCGTGGAACAAAAATGCGCAGCCATTTGGCGACAAGCAAAACTGGCCTTTTCATATTTACAGATGGTTCAGTTACGGGCACAATTTTACAGGCAGCTACAACGACGAAGTCTTCCCCTTTATTCAG GTCGTGTGGGCTGACACGTACCTCGTGGGCTGCGGGTACTCGAACTACTACACCCCGGGAGTAGGCTATCAGAAGAGACACATTTGTAATTACGGCCCTGG TTACGAAGAGGACGGAAAACCTTACAAATCGGGACAGCCTGATTGCAGCTCATACGGGATGACCGATTCGTGTCGATACTGGGGACTGTGTG TTAATGGCACTGACAACAACCTGGGAACCGACTGTACTGATGTCAGTTAG